Below is a genomic region from Mucilaginibacter auburnensis.
TCCTTTGTCAGGTTAATCCCAAAATCAAAGTAAATCAAGGTTCAGATTAATGTTTTGAGAACGTTTAATGTTAACTTTGTTTATAACACTATGGATATACAAAAAATAACATTGGGCAGCGGTTGCTTTTGGTGCACCGAGGCTATATTTCAAACGCTTAAAGGCGTACAAAGCGTAACATCGGGCTATACCGGTGGTCATAAAAAAGATCCAACCTACGAGCAAGTTTGTACCGGCACCACCGGCCACGCCGAAGTTGTAGAGGTTACTTATGATGCAGACGAGCTGAACCTTGACGAGTTGCTGCTGATCTTCTTTAAAACCCATGATCCAACCACGCTTAACCGCCAGGGCAATGATGTTGGGCCGCAGTACAGGTCGGCTATATTCTATCATAACGAGCATCAGAAAGAGCGTGCGTTAGCCACTATCAAAACTTTAACGGATGAGCAGGTTTTTGATGATCCGATAGTAACCGAAGTTACGCCTGTAAGCGAGTTTTATTCTGCAGAAGAATATCACCATAATTACTTCAATCAAAACAGTAGCAAATCTTACTGTGCTTTTGTGATACAGCC
It encodes:
- the msrA gene encoding peptide-methionine (S)-S-oxide reductase MsrA, with product MDIQKITLGSGCFWCTEAIFQTLKGVQSVTSGYTGGHKKDPTYEQVCTGTTGHAEVVEVTYDADELNLDELLLIFFKTHDPTTLNRQGNDVGPQYRSAIFYHNEHQKERALATIKTLTDEQVFDDPIVTEVTPVSEFYSAEEYHHNYFNQNSSKSYCAFVIQPKVNKFVKEFQDKLRPGTY